The following are encoded in a window of Bdellovibrionales bacterium genomic DNA:
- a CDS encoding Rrf2 family transcriptional regulator, with protein MNDQRFSVSVHIMTSLAFHKGEKMTSDQLADSIRTNPTVVRRLLAKLSEAGLLDSFKGKAGGVILNKSPKEITLKDIYMATVEDKKLLCTLSEKEPAKGCAVSCSMKKILTDVVDGFEENSLSYLSKIRLSDLTSKISK; from the coding sequence ATGAACGACCAACGCTTTTCAGTTTCAGTCCATATCATGACATCTCTGGCCTTCCATAAAGGCGAGAAGATGACATCGGACCAATTGGCCGACAGCATCCGGACCAACCCCACGGTTGTGCGCCGTTTGCTGGCTAAATTGTCTGAAGCGGGTCTTTTGGATTCATTCAAAGGTAAGGCCGGCGGGGTTATTCTGAATAAGTCCCCGAAAGAGATCACACTGAAAGATATCTATATGGCGACGGTGGAAGACAAGAAGCTGCTTTGCACTTTGTCTGAGAAAGAGCCTGCGAAAGGCTGTGCCGTCAGTTGCTCGATGAAAAAAATCCTGACGGATGTGGTCGACGGATTTGAAGAGAATTCGTTGAGCTATCTCTCCAAAATCCGCCTGTCTGATCTTACTTCGAAGATTTCGAAATAG
- a CDS encoding metal-dependent hydrolase produces the protein MATIMTHGIVGYTLARICVRKPVSPIYWIMAFIAPILPDLDVLGMKYYGIPYNDCYGHRGAFHSIAIALIAAVFLLLIYKAMVRTEGYRLNKDCFWGFFLGISSHGLIDALTNGGLGVAVFWPANCNRYFFPWRPLEVSPLSLDRFMEQGIFIMKNEFYYVWIPCLVILFLDFAIQKFSMRNRA, from the coding sequence ATGGCGACGATCATGACTCACGGGATAGTTGGTTACACTTTGGCGCGCATTTGCGTGCGTAAACCCGTGAGTCCGATCTATTGGATCATGGCCTTCATTGCGCCGATATTGCCGGACCTCGATGTTCTGGGGATGAAGTACTATGGCATCCCTTATAACGATTGCTATGGTCATCGCGGAGCTTTTCACTCCATTGCCATTGCCCTCATCGCCGCTGTTTTTCTGCTGCTGATTTATAAAGCCATGGTGCGCACCGAAGGTTATCGTCTGAATAAAGACTGCTTCTGGGGGTTTTTCTTAGGGATTTCTTCGCACGGGTTGATCGATGCCCTCACCAATGGCGGACTCGGGGTCGCGGTCTTCTGGCCGGCGAACTGCAATCGCTATTTCTTTCCGTGGCGGCCTCTCGAGGTTTCACCATTGAGCCTGGATCGCTTTATGGAGCAAGGAATCTTCATCATGAAGAATGAGTTCTACTATGTGTGGATTCCGTGCCTGGTGATTCTCTTCTTAGATTTCGCGATTCAGAAGTTCTCGATGCGAAACCGCGCTTAG
- a CDS encoding tyrosine-type recombinase/integrase yields MATKYLNLSDCISKYLKYMNFVKSSSPLTLKAYRKDLEQAFGSEDKAGSSPNPSETELLNLAREALNGWAGLSLASRNRKTATLKSFFGWAYQEQLTERDLATQIHCPKVPKKLPHFLSVDEALAVLHSYDSEPETPHKLQDRAMFLVLYGGGLRVSEACGLKWSDVHFSTRSLRLKGKGGKERLVILPSMAMDVLQKLRKEGEGDYVFGMEPLSPRVAYEWVRQRGAKAQLMKPLHPHALRHSFATHLLSSGANLRTLQELLGHESLQATEKYTHLGVDQLARTLETHHPLSAVPSKRKKA; encoded by the coding sequence ATGGCCACCAAGTACTTAAACCTCTCCGATTGTATATCTAAGTACTTGAAATACATGAATTTTGTAAAATCTTCATCCCCCCTCACCCTGAAGGCTTACCGTAAGGACCTAGAACAGGCCTTCGGTTCCGAGGACAAAGCGGGATCGTCCCCAAACCCTTCCGAAACTGAGCTTTTGAACCTTGCCCGCGAGGCCCTGAACGGCTGGGCCGGGCTTTCTTTGGCCTCCCGGAACCGCAAAACCGCCACTTTAAAGAGCTTCTTCGGCTGGGCTTACCAGGAACAGCTTACAGAACGCGATTTAGCGACCCAAATCCATTGCCCGAAAGTACCTAAGAAGCTTCCGCATTTCCTCAGCGTCGATGAAGCGCTCGCAGTTCTGCACTCCTATGACAGTGAGCCTGAAACTCCCCACAAGCTGCAAGACCGCGCGATGTTTTTAGTTCTCTACGGAGGCGGCCTGCGGGTGAGTGAAGCGTGTGGGCTGAAGTGGTCTGACGTGCACTTCTCTACCCGAAGCCTGCGTTTAAAAGGTAAGGGCGGAAAAGAACGCCTCGTGATTCTGCCGAGCATGGCGATGGATGTTCTTCAAAAACTTCGCAAAGAGGGCGAAGGCGACTACGTCTTCGGCATGGAGCCACTCAGTCCGCGCGTGGCTTATGAGTGGGTTCGTCAACGAGGAGCAAAAGCACAGCTGATGAAACCGCTGCATCCCCATGCACTTCGCCATAGCTTTGCGACACACTTACTAAGCAGTGGCGCGAACTTGAGAACCCTGCAAGAGCTGCTCGGCCACGAGAGCCTGCAAGCGACCGAGAAGTACACTCATCTGGGAGTGGACCAACTGGCGCGCACGCTCGAGACTCATCATCCCCTGAGCGCGGTTCCCAGTAAGCGTAAGAAAGCTTAG
- a CDS encoding fatty acid desaturase yields MQKKSLKQRFKQWLAQYDLTVSLFLILNPLFSVILTVAYFLTTDHVHWGILAFGLVFAAATNLSITAGYHRLFSHKSYDAHPIMKAVFLLVGASGFQGSCLKWSSDHRRHHSKIDSENDPYNIHEGFWYAHMGWMFRKDSVNLPIQAPDLEKDKMVYLQDKYYVWVAIATGFAFPMLIGYFMGSALAGLAIAGGLRIALTQQSTFFVNSLCHTLGDQTYSKEISARDSLFVAFLTHGEGYHNFHHKFQIDYRNGIRWYHWDPTKWTILTLKWMGLATKLRQISNAEILKARLQVEGLKMKSRGFSEEQLENLREKILAAQMKMKKLAEDYERMKSELQDASKAKLSQIKMEMQLARLEFEMGMRQWQLYMKMA; encoded by the coding sequence ATGCAAAAAAAGTCTCTAAAACAACGGTTCAAACAGTGGCTTGCGCAATATGACCTCACTGTGTCTTTGTTTTTGATTTTGAACCCCCTTTTCTCTGTGATCCTTACTGTTGCTTACTTCCTGACAACGGACCACGTCCACTGGGGTATCCTCGCATTTGGTTTAGTTTTCGCCGCCGCGACAAATCTTAGCATCACGGCAGGCTACCATCGTTTGTTTTCACATAAGAGCTACGACGCGCATCCGATCATGAAAGCCGTATTCTTATTAGTCGGCGCATCTGGCTTTCAAGGTTCCTGCTTGAAATGGTCTTCAGATCATCGCCGTCACCATTCTAAAATCGACAGCGAAAACGATCCTTACAATATCCATGAAGGTTTCTGGTACGCGCACATGGGCTGGATGTTCCGCAAAGACAGCGTGAACTTGCCAATCCAAGCTCCGGATCTTGAAAAAGATAAAATGGTTTACTTGCAGGACAAGTACTACGTTTGGGTTGCGATTGCGACGGGTTTTGCATTCCCGATGCTGATCGGCTACTTCATGGGAAGCGCCCTTGCGGGCCTTGCGATCGCTGGCGGTCTGCGTATTGCTTTGACTCAACAAAGCACGTTCTTCGTAAATTCACTGTGCCACACTTTAGGCGATCAAACTTACTCAAAAGAAATTTCGGCGCGCGACAGCTTGTTCGTTGCTTTCCTGACTCACGGTGAAGGCTATCATAACTTCCATCACAAATTCCAAATCGACTACCGTAACGGTATTCGCTGGTACCACTGGGATCCAACCAAGTGGACGATCCTCACGTTGAAGTGGATGGGTCTTGCGACAAAGCTTCGTCAAATTTCTAACGCCGAAATCTTGAAAGCCCGCCTGCAAGTCGAAGGTTTGAAAATGAAAAGCCGCGGTTTCTCTGAGGAGCAGTTGGAAAACCTCCGCGAGAAAATCCTGGCGGCTCAAATGAAAATGAAAAAGCTTGCGGAAGATTACGAGCGCATGAAAAGCGAACTCCAAGACGCTTCAAAAGCAAAGCTCTCACAAATCAAAATGGAAATGCAATTGGCCCGCCTTGAATTCGAAATGGGCATGCGCCAATGGCAGCTCTACATGAAAATGGCGTAG
- a CDS encoding cytochrome d ubiquinol oxidase subunit II — MIEILLFFIGASLLLYVLFGGADYGAGILEMLPAGKLREAQKKVINEAMGPVWEANHMWLVLVVVILFMGFPPVFTTLMISLHIPMVALLVGIVIRGCAFTFRHYDAVQEPRSQRVYTILFALSSVWTSLWLGIIVASLNRGRMDMHTQHFYDAYVAPWFGIYPLTMGVFVVVIFAFLASVYLIGETQDLELKRMFTRRAFFLNIFVVLCGGLVFASAEAESSSLLQEFIKHKIALLMMVFATLMYMLLWFVIRRQKTLWVRILSAAQVTLILGGWLFLYAPNALITTEGPMSFYTAAAPPATQLQLVIALIVGSCFIFPSLFYLMKVFKT, encoded by the coding sequence ATGATTGAGATCTTACTGTTTTTTATCGGTGCTTCATTGCTTTTGTATGTTCTCTTTGGTGGCGCCGACTATGGCGCGGGGATTTTAGAGATGCTTCCCGCTGGCAAATTGCGCGAGGCTCAAAAGAAAGTCATCAACGAAGCCATGGGCCCTGTCTGGGAGGCCAACCATATGTGGTTGGTGCTTGTCGTGGTGATTCTGTTCATGGGTTTTCCGCCAGTTTTTACAACGCTGATGATTTCTTTGCACATCCCCATGGTGGCATTGTTGGTGGGGATCGTTATTCGCGGTTGTGCCTTTACGTTTAGGCATTACGATGCAGTTCAAGAGCCTCGGTCACAGCGTGTGTACACGATTCTTTTTGCGCTCTCTAGTGTGTGGACGAGTTTGTGGCTGGGGATTATTGTTGCGAGTCTCAATCGTGGGCGTATGGATATGCATACGCAACATTTTTATGATGCCTATGTGGCTCCTTGGTTCGGGATTTATCCACTGACGATGGGGGTTTTTGTAGTTGTTATCTTTGCATTTCTTGCCAGCGTTTATCTGATCGGGGAAACGCAAGATTTAGAGCTCAAGAGGATGTTCACGCGTCGGGCCTTTTTCTTGAATATTTTTGTAGTTCTATGTGGGGGTCTGGTTTTTGCCAGTGCCGAGGCGGAGAGCAGTAGTTTATTGCAGGAATTTATAAAGCATAAGATTGCTCTTCTTATGATGGTGTTTGCAACTCTGATGTATATGTTGCTGTGGTTTGTAATCCGGCGACAAAAGACGCTCTGGGTGCGAATCTTATCCGCAGCCCAGGTGACTTTGATACTCGGTGGCTGGCTGTTTTTATACGCGCCCAACGCACTGATAACAACGGAAGGCCCCATGAGCTTTTACACGGCGGCGGCACCGCCAGCGACGCAGCTCCAGCTTGTCATTGCACTCATCGTAGGAAGCTGTTTTATTTTTCCCAGCTTGTTTTATTTGATGAAGGTCTTTAAAACCTAA
- a CDS encoding response regulator transcription factor gives MSLFDLGQSLYHQGEFLRALDALEKFCGETDATDTNYIEALLIRLRIYLELEETDKRLSLIHEISPHLATLGKKGLATHSYLLGYHAITEGKATEALQLFEEALSSAIEGNCLFTLAQALFGCVQAAYQLKRPPAELTEKIKQLEMITQQIQRTDLQISVLLLKANQELAQKNNVRAIEYAWKAYDLVKVLKNHHYALSVTAKIGHIYLESGDNETARIYLNLAHRMIDPVNFKRLARVTNNLLRRAGDAPTQGFDLILDLQKKTLIERNNGMIELKNQFILMDLMKLLMSNPGVPFSKEDLAEKLWQQKYNPAIHDNGIYVTIKRIRTLIEPNQQQHTYILRSRDGYLLNKDTKISIL, from the coding sequence ATGAGTTTGTTTGATCTCGGCCAAAGCCTTTACCATCAAGGAGAATTTTTAAGAGCACTCGATGCGCTCGAAAAATTCTGTGGTGAGACGGATGCCACAGATACAAACTACATCGAGGCTCTTTTAATCCGCCTGAGAATTTATCTTGAGCTCGAAGAAACCGACAAGCGCCTTAGTCTTATTCACGAGATCTCTCCTCACCTCGCGACTCTTGGTAAAAAAGGTTTAGCGACCCATAGTTATCTCTTAGGTTATCACGCGATTACTGAAGGCAAAGCCACCGAGGCCCTGCAGCTTTTTGAAGAAGCTCTCAGCTCTGCAATTGAAGGTAACTGCCTGTTTACTTTAGCGCAGGCACTTTTCGGCTGTGTGCAAGCCGCTTACCAACTGAAAAGGCCTCCGGCGGAGCTGACTGAAAAAATTAAACAGCTTGAGATGATCACTCAGCAAATCCAACGCACCGATTTGCAAATTTCCGTCCTGCTATTGAAAGCCAATCAAGAACTCGCACAAAAGAATAATGTCCGCGCGATTGAGTATGCCTGGAAAGCGTACGACCTCGTGAAGGTTTTGAAAAATCATCACTATGCTTTGTCGGTCACTGCGAAAATTGGTCACATCTATCTTGAGTCCGGAGACAACGAGACTGCGAGAATTTACCTCAATCTCGCTCATCGCATGATCGACCCTGTGAATTTCAAGCGTCTTGCGCGCGTTACTAATAATCTCCTTCGTAGAGCCGGAGACGCACCAACCCAAGGGTTTGATCTGATTTTAGATTTGCAGAAAAAGACTCTGATTGAACGTAATAACGGAATGATTGAACTCAAGAACCAATTTATTCTGATGGATTTGATGAAGCTTTTAATGTCCAATCCCGGCGTGCCCTTTTCTAAAGAAGATCTTGCAGAGAAACTGTGGCAACAAAAATACAATCCTGCCATTCATGACAATGGTATCTATGTTACGATTAAGCGCATTCGAACTTTGATTGAACCAAACCAACAACAGCACACTTATATTCTGAGATCACGCGACGGATATCTGCTGAATAAAGACACCAAGATTTCAATTCTCTGA
- a CDS encoding methylated-DNA--[protein]-cysteine S-methyltransferase, producing MGDLEFYLYKVPSEIGDWLAVFEKDELIYLDSYNQGKKQMEAFLEKFLHQHYHFHIGKFQPAKWTKGNFWTKKHKIKLQGTEFQMKVWLELLKIPRGTCVTYSDVAKKIRKPSAVRAVSTAIGQNPVCVWIPCHRVIGKGGNVFKYRGGSETKIGLLQKEGALAISKSSK from the coding sequence ATGGGTGATTTGGAGTTTTATCTTTATAAAGTCCCTTCTGAGATCGGCGATTGGCTCGCAGTTTTTGAAAAGGACGAGTTGATTTACTTGGACAGCTACAATCAAGGCAAAAAGCAGATGGAAGCGTTCTTGGAAAAGTTCTTGCATCAGCACTATCACTTCCACATCGGTAAATTCCAGCCGGCAAAGTGGACCAAAGGAAACTTCTGGACCAAAAAACATAAAATCAAACTTCAGGGGACTGAGTTCCAAATGAAGGTATGGCTTGAGCTCTTGAAGATCCCACGCGGGACTTGTGTGACGTATTCAGACGTTGCGAAAAAAATCAGAAAGCCAAGTGCGGTTCGCGCCGTCAGCACGGCGATCGGTCAGAATCCAGTGTGTGTTTGGATCCCTTGCCATCGTGTCATCGGCAAAGGTGGCAATGTGTTTAAATATCGTGGTGGCAGCGAAACCAAAATCGGTCTTCTGCAAAAAGAAGGAGCTCTCGCTATTTCGAAATCTTCGAAGTAA
- a CDS encoding sigma-54-dependent Fis family transcriptional regulator, translated as MENNNGSSSSHTVLPSSQNSQQVLWNNSVQKSSENKTIVYQSEIMGSLMKMIDRVAPSAANILVLGESGTGKELIARHIHEKSNRRNKPFVAINCGALRETLLESELFGHEKGSFTGAYNKKIGLAEAANGGTLFLDEIGELSPGIQAKLLRFIQEGELYRVGGKDPIKVDIRLISATNRELDAEVQRGNFREDLFYRINTIVVNSPPLRRRREDIPALVNHFLGSATHSYLNRGRNISEDALKVLQKYDWPGNIRELQNVCERLQILSEGHTIMVNDLPENVRNPEKADDIIDYDPSLTLHELEKRYILKALAHFGGNKTQAANNLGITIKTLYNKLHEYGEFEKFAVHSKPMK; from the coding sequence ATGGAGAATAACAACGGTTCATCATCCTCACATACTGTTTTACCTTCTTCCCAAAACTCACAGCAAGTTCTTTGGAACAACTCAGTCCAAAAATCGAGCGAGAATAAGACGATTGTCTATCAATCAGAGATCATGGGTTCTTTGATGAAGATGATTGATCGCGTAGCTCCTTCTGCGGCAAACATCCTCGTTTTGGGTGAGTCTGGTACGGGTAAAGAGCTCATCGCTCGTCATATTCATGAAAAATCAAATCGTCGTAATAAGCCGTTTGTTGCTATTAACTGTGGTGCTCTTCGCGAGACTTTGCTTGAGAGCGAACTTTTCGGACACGAGAAGGGTTCATTCACAGGCGCCTACAACAAAAAAATCGGTTTGGCCGAAGCTGCTAACGGTGGAACTCTTTTCCTCGATGAAATCGGTGAGTTGAGCCCAGGTATCCAAGCGAAACTTCTCCGTTTCATCCAAGAGGGTGAGCTCTATCGCGTTGGTGGCAAAGATCCAATCAAAGTAGACATCCGTTTGATCTCTGCAACAAACCGTGAGTTGGACGCTGAAGTTCAACGCGGTAACTTCCGTGAAGACTTGTTCTATCGTATTAATACAATTGTTGTGAACTCTCCACCTCTTCGCCGTCGTCGTGAAGATATCCCAGCCTTGGTAAACCATTTCTTGGGAAGCGCGACTCATTCATACTTGAACCGTGGTCGTAATATTTCTGAAGATGCTTTGAAAGTGCTTCAAAAATACGACTGGCCGGGTAACATCCGTGAATTGCAAAACGTTTGTGAACGTTTGCAAATCCTCTCCGAAGGTCACACGATCATGGTGAACGATCTTCCAGAGAACGTTCGCAATCCAGAGAAAGCGGACGACATCATTGATTACGATCCAAGCTTGACTCTTCATGAGCTCGAGAAGCGTTACATTCTCAAGGCGCTAGCTCACTTCGGTGGCAACAAAACTCAAGCTGCTAACAACTTGGGAATCACGATCAAGACTCTCTATAACAAACTCCATGAGTACGGAGAGTTTGAGAAGTTCGCTGTTCACTCTAAACCAATGAAGTAA
- a CDS encoding NAD(P)H-dependent oxidoreductase — protein sequence MTHNEIKQALEWRYATKRFDATKKISEADWKILEDSLKMAPSSYGVQPWKFVVVENPEVREKLKPVSWNQTQVTDASHYVVLLYKEKMDADHVQKYVDRVAEVRGVPLTSLDGYKNMMIENLVMNPNEKKIENWAQRQTYIAMGFLLETAALLKIDACPMEGFDPAAYDKILNLEGTGWKTVASVALGYRHAEDGFQSAKKVRFTDDQLIQRIR from the coding sequence ATGACCCACAATGAGATTAAACAGGCCCTAGAGTGGCGCTATGCCACGAAGCGCTTTGATGCAACCAAGAAGATTTCTGAAGCCGACTGGAAGATCCTCGAGGATTCCCTCAAAATGGCGCCGTCGTCCTATGGCGTGCAGCCGTGGAAATTCGTGGTTGTTGAGAACCCAGAAGTTCGTGAAAAACTAAAGCCCGTTTCGTGGAACCAAACCCAGGTGACCGATGCGAGCCATTACGTTGTGCTTTTATATAAAGAGAAAATGGATGCTGACCACGTTCAAAAGTATGTGGATCGGGTGGCGGAAGTACGTGGTGTTCCGCTGACCTCTTTGGATGGCTACAAAAACATGATGATTGAAAATCTCGTCATGAATCCAAATGAAAAGAAAATCGAGAACTGGGCGCAAAGACAAACTTACATCGCGATGGGCTTCCTGCTAGAAACGGCAGCACTCCTTAAAATCGATGCTTGTCCGATGGAAGGTTTTGACCCTGCGGCGTACGACAAGATTCTGAATCTTGAAGGTACGGGTTGGAAAACTGTTGCGTCTGTGGCTCTCGGTTATCGTCATGCGGAAGATGGTTTCCAAAGTGCCAAGAAAGTTCGTTTCACTGACGACCAGTTGATCCAACGAATTCGTTAG
- a CDS encoding trypsin-like serine protease: protein MKKHFIFLALLAGVGCGPNVHHNAQLLTSNSSSIVGGQVVDQENFAKHVVAIHNADLGYWCTGTLISKNTILTAAHCIDEATESSYTIHFSKSPRTFETITRNVSSMKANSGYNAVAYDDRKDIGVIRFEGEAPEGFVPMDLPTARDLSRMGNRFYAAGYGTVTARSDIPRGSGVLRYTTQTVKGNRVTTEQSQFLVDQTNGHGICYGDSGGPAFTDMGDHKVVFGVASAVYSTNTEAKKRKDFDVCRYNAIYTSVFYYLDWIKKASASLR from the coding sequence ATGAAAAAACATTTTATCTTTCTCGCTTTACTCGCGGGCGTTGGTTGCGGTCCCAATGTGCATCACAATGCTCAGTTATTAACTTCTAATTCAAGTTCGATCGTCGGCGGCCAGGTTGTCGATCAAGAGAACTTCGCCAAGCATGTCGTTGCAATTCACAATGCGGATCTTGGGTACTGGTGCACCGGCACTCTGATTTCTAAAAATACGATTCTGACAGCGGCTCACTGTATCGACGAAGCGACCGAAAGCAGCTACACCATTCACTTCAGCAAAAGTCCTCGCACTTTTGAAACCATCACACGCAATGTATCTTCCATGAAAGCCAACTCCGGATACAATGCTGTAGCTTATGATGACCGTAAAGATATCGGTGTCATTCGCTTTGAAGGTGAAGCTCCCGAGGGCTTCGTGCCGATGGATCTGCCCACGGCACGGGATCTCAGTCGCATGGGCAACCGCTTCTATGCTGCCGGCTATGGCACGGTAACGGCTCGCAGTGATATTCCTCGAGGCAGCGGCGTTTTGCGGTATACGACTCAAACTGTGAAAGGCAATCGTGTCACCACCGAGCAGTCGCAATTCTTAGTGGACCAAACGAATGGCCATGGAATTTGTTACGGAGATTCCGGCGGCCCGGCTTTCACAGATATGGGTGATCATAAAGTCGTATTCGGAGTGGCTTCGGCTGTCTACTCGACAAATACTGAGGCGAAAAAGCGCAAAGACTTTGATGTCTGTCGCTACAATGCGATCTATACCAGCGTGTTCTACTACCTCGACTGGATTAAAAAAGCCTCAGCGTCTCTTCGCTGA
- the recO gene encoding DNA repair protein RecO — MKYSEADLILHAISPVGEKLSFLARGALKSKKRFGGGVLEPSHFVQFTYKQASEGKINTLNEATLLNDFKKIRQDYDHLEFALHVLECISRVSQEGDKNSEALFNLLGNTLKAVESTQDVMLLRMHFYLKFMMQQGVLTPEPWMTPLLRTNIMESNTLVDDKNLKKDIALHMSSIESATQQYLKTAENH, encoded by the coding sequence ATGAAGTATTCCGAAGCGGATCTCATTCTGCATGCGATTTCTCCGGTGGGTGAAAAACTGTCGTTCTTAGCCCGTGGCGCACTGAAAAGTAAAAAACGTTTCGGTGGCGGCGTGCTCGAACCTTCGCACTTCGTGCAGTTTACTTATAAGCAGGCCAGCGAAGGTAAGATCAATACTTTGAACGAAGCGACCTTACTGAACGATTTCAAAAAAATTCGTCAGGACTACGATCATCTCGAATTCGCATTGCATGTTCTTGAATGTATCTCGCGTGTGAGCCAAGAAGGCGATAAGAACTCCGAAGCTCTCTTCAATCTTTTAGGCAATACTCTGAAAGCGGTTGAAAGCACCCAGGACGTGATGTTGCTGAGAATGCATTTCTATCTGAAGTTCATGATGCAGCAGGGGGTTCTGACGCCCGAGCCGTGGATGACTCCGCTCCTTCGCACCAACATCATGGAAAGCAACACTCTTGTGGATGATAAGAATCTGAAGAAAGACATTGCTCTGCATATGTCTTCGATTGAATCCGCAACTCAGCAGTATTTAAAGACCGCAGAAAATCACTAA
- a CDS encoding flagellin FliC produces the protein MGMRVTTNISALNAQRNLIGSQRQINSSMAQLASGSRINKAADDAAGLAISENLKAQIRSGVQAQRNANDGISMVQTAEGGLNEIGNIVVRLRELGIQAASDTVGQTERGFVDKEVQQLKSEIQRIASVTTWGTTKLLDGSTPDFDFQVGLFNNQEEDRITFHAGENVATLDALGLSGLDYTSKEGAQSALALLDAAQTSVNGTRANLGALQNRLTSTVDNLGVATENMSASNSRIRDTDVAQASSEMTRNNILLQAGTSTLAQANQVNQLALKLIG, from the coding sequence ATGGGAATGCGTGTAACAACAAATATTTCGGCTTTGAACGCTCAAAGAAACTTGATCGGTAGCCAACGTCAAATCAACAGCTCTATGGCTCAATTGGCTTCTGGTAGCCGTATCAATAAAGCTGCTGACGACGCTGCAGGTTTGGCAATCAGTGAAAACTTGAAAGCTCAAATCCGCTCTGGTGTACAAGCTCAACGTAATGCGAACGATGGTATCTCAATGGTGCAAACTGCTGAGGGTGGTCTTAATGAGATCGGCAACATCGTAGTTCGTCTTCGTGAGTTGGGTATCCAAGCTGCTTCTGATACAGTTGGACAAACTGAGCGCGGTTTCGTGGATAAAGAGGTTCAACAGTTGAAATCTGAGATTCAACGTATCGCTTCAGTAACTACTTGGGGTACTACAAAATTGTTGGATGGTTCTACACCAGACTTCGATTTCCAAGTTGGTTTGTTCAACAATCAAGAAGAAGATCGCATCACTTTCCACGCTGGTGAAAACGTTGCAACTCTCGATGCTCTCGGATTGTCAGGTCTTGACTACACTTCTAAAGAAGGTGCTCAGTCAGCTCTTGCACTCCTCGATGCTGCTCAAACTTCAGTGAATGGTACTCGCGCTAATCTTGGTGCCCTTCAAAATCGTTTGACTTCGACTGTTGACAACTTGGGTGTTGCTACTGAGAACATGTCTGCGTCTAACTCACGTATCCGTGACACTGACGTAGCTCAGGCTTCTTCTGAGATGACTCGTAACAATATCTTGTTGCAAGCTGGTACTTCGACTCTTGCTCAAGCGAACCAAGTTAACCAATTGGCTTTGAAACTGATCGGTTAA
- a CDS encoding LysR family transcriptional regulator: MKISSQGLQAFTQTALTLNITQAAADLGLTQSALSQRLAALEKDLEVTLFIREPRGLKLTEAGHKVLRFASLNQKVEEELLFELKGHAQELAGTFRFAGFSSVLRSVIIPALVPFLRKHPGVHIDFQSYEMFELPDVLKSAKADLAVMDYSLQKKNILEETLGHEEYVVIESAKQETPVDLYLDHGPEDNATESFFREQGKAPEFYRRSFMGDVYGIIDGVEAGLGRAVMSKHLIVNNSKVKLIKGYGAYKRPVVLHYFEQPYYSRLHKSILKELQDKAPKFLKP, from the coding sequence ATGAAGATCTCAAGCCAGGGCCTGCAGGCCTTTACTCAGACAGCACTGACTCTTAACATCACTCAAGCTGCTGCCGACCTGGGCCTTACCCAGTCAGCACTTTCGCAGCGTCTCGCGGCCTTAGAAAAAGACCTCGAAGTGACGCTGTTTATTCGTGAGCCGCGTGGGCTTAAGCTCACGGAAGCGGGTCACAAGGTCCTGCGCTTTGCGAGCCTGAATCAGAAAGTCGAAGAAGAGCTTTTGTTTGAGCTCAAAGGGCATGCGCAAGAACTCGCGGGGACTTTCCGCTTCGCCGGCTTTTCTTCCGTTTTACGATCCGTGATTATTCCGGCTTTGGTGCCGTTTCTGCGAAAGCATCCGGGCGTGCATATCGATTTTCAGTCCTATGAGATGTTTGAACTGCCGGACGTTTTAAAATCGGCCAAGGCGGATCTCGCAGTGATGGATTATTCCCTGCAAAAGAAAAATATCCTCGAAGAGACTCTAGGTCATGAAGAGTACGTCGTGATTGAAAGTGCCAAGCAAGAAACGCCGGTGGATCTCTACTTGGATCACGGACCTGAAGACAATGCAACGGAGTCGTTCTTCCGTGAGCAGGGCAAGGCTCCCGAGTTTTACCGTCGTTCATTCATGGGTGATGTCTATGGCATTATTGATGGTGTTGAAGCGGGCCTGGGCCGCGCGGTGATGAGTAAGCATCTCATTGTGAATAACTCGAAGGTGAAACTGATCAAAGGATACGGGGCTTACAAGCGCCCCGTGGTATTGCATTACTTTGAACAACCTTATTATTCACGCCTGCATAAGAGCATCTTAAAAGAGCTGCAAGACAAGGCGCCGAAGTTTTTAAAACCTTAG